In the Candidatus Bathyarchaeia archaeon genome, TCAACGTGGTTCTGGGCGAAGAGCTACATCACTATACCAAAACGACGCCTCAACATGTGAAGGCGGCAAAGGTCCTGCAGGCAAGCGGAGTGGAACTTCGAGCGGGAGACCTCATAAGCTTCGTGAAAACCGTCCGCGGCGATCACGTCAAACCCATACAGTTGGCAACCCGAAACGAAGTGGACGTTGAAAAGTACGTTGCGTATTTACACAACACGTTTGACCAAGTTTTGGATGCATTGGGTTTAAACTTCGACGAAATCATTGGACTGACAAAGTTGGAGAGGTTCCTTGCATAACGCTCCGGATGTTTCACGGCAACCAGTTCCCGTTGTTTGGTCCTCCATATGCACCAATATCACCTCTTATGTTCCCCTTGCCAGGTGGAAGCTGGGCATCGTTTAATTGTGGTGAGGGGTCGCCTCCGTCGATCGCTTGTGAGCCAGTTTGCAAGTGAAAGTCCTCTGATGCTGAGTTTGTAAACTGCGGGTCCGAGTTGCTACAATTTTGCATAGAAAGATTGGCGTTACCATTGCCTATTACTCCAACAATCGAATACGCAATTGTGGCGTTTAGTGGGTTATGTGATGATGTTGAGAACAACGTGACGTCTGCCAGTTGTCCGGCGGCCATGTTTCCGTATGCAATATCATTTCTCAGGGTTATTGACGTGCTGGAAAAGTCAGTTGCGGGATTCGGATACCTTTCGTCTCCCCCACCAGCAGTAACAAAAACTGCGCCAGCATTGAAACTCGCATTGTTGTATGCAACCACGTTGTTTCTCAAGTTAATTATAGTTGTTCCGTTAGTGCTTGCTTGGAAGCCCATTGCGGGGAACAGGGTTGCATTGTTGTTGGAAACGATGTTGTTTGTCAGGGTGGCGTTCATTAGACTTTGGTTGCCCCATGCGTAGAGATAAATTGCGCCGCCTCCTAAGCCACTGTTGTGCTGCAATCTGTTACCCTCCAAAAAGATTGTAGTTTGGGAGCCTACGTCTGAGGAGTAGGCTGATAGACCGCCTGCGTCATTAGACAAAGCGGTGTTGTATGAGATGTTGCTTCGGGTCATGTACAGGTATGTTTGGGCGAAATTAGTGTTCAGCCAAATCCCGCCGCCTTCTTCTAGTGAAGTGTTGTTTGTGATTGAACTATTTATGATAGACACCGTTAGATTTGAGCCTGAACTGGACCTGACAGAAATTCCGCCGCCCTTACGTCTGCAGTAATTGTCTGATACGACACAGTTTTCCAGCGTCAAGTGTAGATTTGAAGAATCACCACTTGCGTTGACAGTTACTCCTGCCCCATCAAGTGAACTTCCGTTGGTTAGTGTTAGACATTGAAGCCACACGTTTGCCACACCGAAGGATAGTTGGTTCGAAAACACGCTACTTTGCCGACCACCGTTAATAACGGTGAGGGAACTGTTGTTCTGTTGCGCTGTGAAGTTTTCGTTCCATCCCCCTTGAATCGTTATTGACAAGGCGGTTGTGATAGCAATGTTTTCATTATAGGTACCATTAGCTACACGTATAGTATCCCCATTTTGAGCGGATTGTATGGCTTCTTGGATTGATACATATCCACCGATTCCGCCTACGTTTAAAAATGGTGGTCGGGGAGTGGGAACGGGGCAAGGCTGTAGAGTGAGACTTGGCGAAGGCGTTTGGGTAGGATGTGATGTTGGTTGGCTATTGGAGGGCAGTGAAGATGTAGGTATAGTTATAATTGGTTCGGGTGTCGGTGTAAAAATGTGGGTTGGCTGTGCTGTGGGCGAAGAGACTGTTATTGCTGTCGAAGGCTCAGACTGACTAGGAGAAACTGTTGTATTAGATGGGTCTGAGAAAGAAACGTGAGGTGATGGAGTTGTGCTAGACAAGGCGTTTACATTTGGATATGAAGACTGCTCGCCGTTGTTTAATCCAGTGAAGCCTTGCCAACTTAACACGGCTACAACCGAAGCACAAACAAATACCAAAGTTATAATTACACCAAGGAAGTTGCGATTTCTGGACCCATTTTTAGGGCGTAATCTTAATGCAGCAATTATTCCAGCAACCGCAATACAGCTAATGACACCCAGTGCCAAAGTGAGATGCACGTTATCTAATGATCGTTTGATTGTTTGCGGGGCAGTTGGGGGCGACCAAGGTGGGTACGTCTCGACAGGGGTTTGGCTGATTGTAGGCGAAGGAGTGTTTGTCGGGGTCGGAGTTTGGATTGGTTCAGGTGAAAGCATTGATGTTGTAGATGAAGGTGCCAAGGGACTTTGAATTGGCGTAGAGAAAGTTGTCGTTGGAGTTGTTGATGCTTGAGCGGATGTTGGTGATGTAGATATTGAAGCTGTTTGTGGGGGCACTGGTGTAGGCGCAATCACCGTGGTAGGAGTAACTTTAGGCGTTGCTGATGTTATAGTACTTGGTGGAGCCAGCGTAGGAGTTATGCTTGTATGGGGAGTGGGACCCCCAGTTGGTCGTGGGGTTTCGGCTGCCGTTATCGAAAAGATTACGAAGCAATTAGCTACAATGCCAGTTGAGAGAACCGAAATTGTGGCGTTCCAGTTTCCGGCACTAAAGTCAGAGCTAGCTAAAAACTGGAAAGTAAATTGCCCAGATGAATTTGTGAACATGCCAGATGTTCGAACCAAATCAAAAGGGTCGTACACGAGGATAGTTAACCAAGTGTAATTTTGTGGTTGACCCCCATAGGTAACAACCCCTGTGAGTGTTATTGTGTCTCCGAATTGATAGCTTGCGTTGTCAGATGACGCTGTAACGCCCCATTCAACATCTGCAAAAACGGGAGATACAGCGACAAGAAGAATAAACGAAATAGTGAACACGGTAACAGTATTTCGCTTTAAGTTTGTTAGCAAGCTGTAACGGAACATAAGATATAATTTAGCAATCGTGTTATTAGTTTTATGTACATCAAAGCTGGAAAGGCTCGTGGCATAAAAGAAAAGGAAGAGAGTTAGGGTTGTGTGCCTAACCAACGTTGGATGACGCCCAGTTTCTTAACTGCCCTATACAGAGGGTAACCGATGCCAGTTGCCGCGATAGCGATACCGACAAACACGTACAGGATAGTTGCTAGTTTGGGCAGCTCATACAGGTAGCTTAACATGGCGCCCACAGTGACACCCAAGACTGCTGAGTAAAGCAACGTGCCAGCGATGACGCTACGGTTTCTCAGCTTCCAGATAACCACCGTCATGGCAAAACTGGGAATCGTATTGAGCAAGTCCAGCGGTCCAGCCGTGCTGAAGATGTTTGCTATGAAAACCCCCACCGTGTGCCCAAGAATGCCTGCCCACCCAAAAAGCGGAATCAAGGCAACCATTGCATCGGCAACGCGCACCTGCACCGCACCATAACTTACGGGTGCCAGCGCCACAACCAAGGCAACGTAAACAGCGGCGTAAATTATGGCTAAAGCTAAACTCTTCGTGCTAAATCTGGTGTTCAACGTGCTCACCTGGCGTATTTGCTTGGGTCAGCTACACCTGCGAGTTCGAAGGCTTCTTTACGGCGGCGGCAGTTGCTGCAGAATCCACAGTGGATGGGCTCGCCTTTTTCGGTCCAGTCCCACCCTTGATAGCAGCTGTAGGTGTAGAGGAAGTTGACGCCTAACCCGATGCCTAAAGCCACAACACCATCCTTGTCTACGTCTATCAGGGGAGCAGAGATTTTGTAGCCGCCAAAATGCGTCGCATGCTCAACAAGGCGGTTCATTTCTGCAACAAATTCAGGCGTGTTATCCTTCATCATGACAGGGCCCTCACGGCGGATGCCTATGTACACGTCGTAGATGTCGCGTTGCTGGGTTTTGATGTAGCTGTCTAAGTCAAAGTGTTCTGCATGAGCCAAGCCGATAGTAAGCAGCATCGTATTACGAACCACATCCCACCAGCGGAGAATACGCATCTTCGCTTTCTCAGCATCCCATATGTCCTCTTTGGGGGTCTCAGGCACAGGCGTGTCGTCTTTTACGAGCAGGCTGGTGGAGAGGCTTTTCATCCACGAAATATCAATTTCTTTGTAGGCTACGTTGAAGCCTTTTGACACTAAATCTTCAACGGCTTTCTTGACGCACCAACGTTCCTCTTTGACCATGCGTTGCCCGTAGTCAGCGTTTATGACTAAAATGGGGCTGGCACGGATGACTTTAGCCACGTAATAAAGGGTGGTGACGGAGTCGACCCCGCCGCTGCACATGACTACGGCTTTCCTCATGCGTTCACCCCACCAAAAACGCTGATGAAACAAAGATTCGTTGGATTGAAAACAGTTAGGATAGAAAGCAGAGCCGAAATGCCCTGCTGGATAGGTTGGTTGGTTTGTTTTCGCATTTTTTCTCCTCCGACACCGGGGTTTATTCGCAGCGGAACGGGTGGAGGCCCACTTACCCGCTGACACGTAAGCACGCGCAGGCACGTATTAAAACCTATTGCGGGTAACTCACCAGAAAAAGAGAGTAACAGCCGTTTTAGGGCAAATGTCACGGTTGAGTTAGTAGAAGTATTGGTAGAGAACGCCTATAAAGGTGAAAACAGCAACAATCGCTGAGATTATTGCAACCACTTGCCGCTCTGTCATGGGTCGCTTGTAGGTTATCAACGTGACTAGGCTACGTCGATGGTCTGCCACAAGTCTTTTACCATCGAAGGTCACGTTGGCTTTCTTTCGAACAAAGAACACAGTCAGCAAAATGAAAACCGAGTTGAACACGTAGGGCAAGATAGAAATCAGGAGGCTGGATTTTAGGTCGGTTATGACGGCAAAGGAAGCCACGGTTAAGCC is a window encoding:
- a CDS encoding QueT transporter family protein, coding for MNTRFSTKSLALAIIYAAVYVALVVALAPVSYGAVQVRVADAMVALIPLFGWAGILGHTVGVFIANIFSTAGPLDLLNTIPSFAMTVVIWKLRNRSVIAGTLLYSAVLGVTVGAMLSYLYELPKLATILYVFVGIAIAATGIGYPLYRAVKKLGVIQRWLGTQP
- a CDS encoding 7-cyano-7-deazaguanine synthase; its protein translation is MRKAVVMCSGGVDSVTTLYYVAKVIRASPILVINADYGQRMVKEERWCVKKAVEDLVSKGFNVAYKEIDISWMKSLSTSLLVKDDTPVPETPKEDIWDAEKAKMRILRWWDVVRNTMLLTIGLAHAEHFDLDSYIKTQQRDIYDVYIGIRREGPVMMKDNTPEFVAEMNRLVEHATHFGGYKISAPLIDVDKDGVVALGIGLGVNFLYTYSCYQGWDWTEKGEPIHCGFCSNCRRRKEAFELAGVADPSKYAR